In Geobacter anodireducens, a genomic segment contains:
- a CDS encoding MBL fold metallo-hydrolase, whose amino-acid sequence MRVCLLASGSKGNSLFIETGESRILVDAGLSARELVRRLALVGVEAADLDALFISHEHTDHVRGAGVLARKYRIPVHVSYPTHREISGQLHGADVIEFESGYSFTFRDVLVDPFRITHDACDPVGFSIESREGKVGVATDLGTATRLVTDKLAGCRTLVVESNHDEGMLMDGPYPWHLKQRIKSRHGHLSNNDTAALLAEVINPGLEGLFLAHLSEVNNDPVMARQVTASFLAGQNICSPRLIMGDQYRPSEFLNI is encoded by the coding sequence GTGAGGGTTTGTCTCCTCGCCAGCGGGAGCAAGGGCAATTCCCTGTTCATCGAGACCGGCGAGAGCAGGATTCTTGTTGATGCGGGCCTCTCGGCCCGGGAACTGGTCCGCAGGCTTGCTCTTGTCGGGGTTGAGGCCGCTGATCTCGATGCGCTGTTCATCAGCCACGAGCACACGGACCATGTGCGGGGTGCCGGAGTTCTGGCCAGGAAGTACCGGATACCGGTTCACGTGAGCTATCCGACACACCGGGAGATCAGCGGTCAGCTCCATGGCGCCGATGTGATCGAGTTCGAGTCGGGCTATTCCTTCACGTTTCGGGATGTGCTCGTGGATCCGTTCCGGATCACCCATGACGCCTGCGATCCGGTGGGGTTCTCCATTGAAAGCAGGGAGGGAAAGGTCGGGGTCGCGACTGATCTGGGAACCGCAACCCGTCTCGTGACTGACAAGCTCGCGGGCTGCCGGACCTTGGTCGTGGAGTCGAATCACGACGAAGGGATGCTGATGGACGGGCCCTATCCCTGGCACCTGAAACAGCGGATCAAGTCCCGTCACGGACACCTATCCAACAACGATACAGCGGCCCTCCTGGCCGAGGTGATCAACCCCGGACTGGAGGGGCTTTTTCTTGCCCACCTCTCGGAGGTAAACAACGATCCCGTCATGGCCCGCCAGGTAACCGCCAGCTTCCTGGCCGGGCAGAACATCTGCTCCCCACGTCTCATTATGGGTGATCAGTATCGGCCCAGCGAGTTTTTGAATATCTGA
- a CDS encoding PAS domain-containing sensor histidine kinase yields MKNTLEKRIILFSFIILFLTIAANSGMDVVGFRRDYIQALILRSQSLGTSLRGSIEKVVGLGIDIRDIEGLSEKCRELVNSSPEIAYCVITDSESSVLFLNDPVYRSLRFDIIKKAFTTRLDQSIHLIGEDGAYYDTVTPVRSSDGKQVALVHIGFSQKVVDQKVGGIILRSVMVLGLFFLISFSLVVIFVKKSIVQPISALLGGVKKIREGNFDHRIDELSVYEFNELARNVNVMSEALGNREEEIKRNYQELENIHNDLHSSYLKLESLSLELEKSEELYKSLLEDASDAIVVVDENEIVKMVNKMAEEFFGHSSEEVVGLPLSRMLVLVKTHNIPIVYNFFQEVGKGRHVAEEIRFSRVEGEQVVGLIHANTVTIGSERLIQAIIRDVTREREILFNLEKSATDLARLNKMKDSFLGIASHELKTPLTVIMGYAELILSDMSGKVDRNVVDMVQNISNAAARLDNIVKDMVDISMIDERRLRLKLDDVDVNRLIEDSMNELRFFVSMRKQKLIGELDETVPRIKGDPVRLMQLMSNVIGNAIKFTPDGGRITVSTRTKYLLRSKQAPIPELAKPVVNIGKEQHLYVEITITDTGIGIDMDDQLRIFDKFYEVGNIEEHSSGKVAFKARGAGLGLSIAKGIVEMHGGEIWVESPGYNPEQFPGSTFHIVLPLNPITGDGSIDYLNLLE; encoded by the coding sequence TTGAAAAACGAATAATCCTTTTTTCATTCATCATCCTGTTTCTCACGATTGCCGCCAATTCCGGCATGGATGTCGTGGGGTTCAGGCGTGATTATATCCAGGCGCTGATCCTGCGATCGCAAAGCCTCGGGACCTCTTTGCGCGGGAGTATCGAGAAGGTTGTCGGCCTCGGCATCGACATCAGGGATATCGAGGGTCTGAGCGAAAAGTGTCGGGAGCTGGTCAACTCCAGCCCTGAAATCGCCTATTGCGTCATCACGGACAGTGAAAGTTCCGTTCTGTTTCTCAACGATCCCGTCTATCGTTCCCTACGCTTCGACATCATCAAGAAGGCTTTTACCACCCGGCTCGACCAGAGTATCCATTTGATCGGGGAAGATGGTGCCTATTACGATACGGTGACGCCGGTCCGTTCATCGGATGGCAAGCAGGTGGCGCTCGTTCATATCGGTTTCTCGCAAAAGGTGGTTGATCAGAAGGTTGGAGGGATCATCCTCCGCTCCGTCATGGTGCTGGGGCTTTTTTTCCTGATCTCGTTTTCGCTGGTGGTCATTTTTGTCAAGAAGAGCATTGTGCAGCCCATTTCCGCCCTTTTGGGCGGGGTGAAAAAGATCAGGGAAGGGAACTTCGATCACCGGATCGACGAACTATCCGTGTATGAGTTCAACGAACTCGCCCGGAATGTGAACGTCATGTCCGAAGCCCTGGGAAACCGCGAGGAGGAGATCAAGCGCAATTACCAGGAACTTGAGAATATCCACAACGATCTCCATTCGTCGTACCTCAAGCTGGAAAGCCTGAGTCTCGAGCTGGAGAAGAGCGAAGAGTTGTACAAGTCTCTGCTGGAGGACGCCAGTGACGCCATCGTTGTCGTGGATGAGAACGAGATCGTCAAGATGGTTAACAAGATGGCGGAGGAATTTTTCGGCCACAGCTCAGAGGAGGTCGTCGGCTTGCCCCTGAGCAGAATGCTTGTCCTGGTCAAGACCCACAATATCCCCATTGTCTACAACTTTTTCCAGGAGGTGGGGAAGGGGAGGCATGTGGCAGAGGAGATCCGCTTCTCGCGGGTGGAGGGTGAACAGGTTGTGGGGCTCATCCACGCCAACACCGTTACCATCGGGTCCGAACGCCTCATTCAGGCAATCATCCGCGACGTAACCCGCGAACGTGAGATCCTTTTCAACCTGGAAAAAAGCGCCACCGACCTGGCCCGGCTCAACAAGATGAAGGACTCGTTCCTGGGGATAGCCTCCCACGAGCTCAAAACGCCGCTCACCGTGATCATGGGGTATGCGGAGCTGATCCTTTCCGACATGAGCGGCAAGGTTGACCGGAATGTGGTCGACATGGTGCAGAACATCTCCAATGCCGCTGCTCGGCTCGACAATATCGTCAAGGATATGGTCGATATCTCCATGATCGACGAAAGGCGGCTCCGGCTCAAGCTCGACGATGTCGATGTGAACCGGCTGATCGAAGACTCCATGAACGAGCTCCGCTTTTTCGTCTCCATGCGCAAGCAGAAATTGATCGGCGAACTGGATGAGACGGTCCCCCGGATCAAGGGAGACCCTGTGCGGCTCATGCAGCTCATGTCGAACGTCATCGGCAACGCCATCAAGTTTACCCCCGATGGCGGCCGGATCACCGTTTCCACCCGGACCAAGTACCTGCTCCGCTCCAAGCAGGCGCCGATTCCGGAACTGGCCAAGCCGGTGGTCAATATCGGCAAGGAACAGCACCTTTACGTTGAAATCACTATCACAGACACCGGCATCGGCATCGATATGGATGATCAGCTCCGAATATTCGACAAATTCTACGAGGTGGGAAATATCGAAGAGCACAGTTCGGGCAAGGTGGCATTCAAGGCGCGCGGCGCGGGGCTCGGGCTTTCCATTGCCAAGGGAATCGTCGAGATGCATGGCGGCGAGATATGGGTCGAGTCGCCCGGCTACAATCCCGAGCAATTTCCCGGCTCCACCTTCCATATCGTGCTGCCCCTGAATCCCATCACCGGAGATGGAAGCATCGATTACCTCAATCTGCTTGAGTGA